Proteins encoded in a region of the Deltaproteobacteria bacterium genome:
- a CDS encoding NAD-dependent deacylase, whose protein sequence is MASATTTHDDIRRAAQLLMSARHVMALTGAGISVESGIPPFRGPGGLWTKYGEPPMNGYQIFLQNPKKAWEERLNPTGPSKIIWDTVGAAEPNLGHHAFAELEKMGILQCLITQNVDNLHKRAGSKNLVEIHGNYTLIRCIECNARYPGSEVPLHKLPPECPQCQGTLKSDTVSFGEPIPPDALDAGYSGTQLCDCFIVAGTSATVYPAASFPLAVRQKGGTLIEVNLYESEITPLCNVSLRGPSAEVMPQIVAAIKELRQ, encoded by the coding sequence ATGGCATCTGCAACGACCACTCACGACGACATCCGCCGCGCGGCGCAGCTCCTCATGTCCGCTCGCCACGTCATGGCGCTGACCGGTGCCGGCATCTCGGTAGAAAGCGGCATTCCACCGTTTCGCGGCCCGGGCGGGCTCTGGACCAAATACGGCGAGCCGCCGATGAACGGCTATCAAATCTTTCTGCAGAACCCCAAGAAGGCTTGGGAGGAGCGCTTGAACCCGACCGGTCCCAGCAAAATTATCTGGGACACCGTGGGTGCCGCCGAACCGAACCTCGGGCATCACGCCTTCGCCGAGCTGGAAAAGATGGGCATCCTCCAGTGCCTCATTACCCAGAACGTCGATAACCTGCACAAGCGTGCCGGCAGCAAAAACCTCGTTGAGATTCACGGCAACTACACATTGATTCGCTGTATCGAATGTAACGCCCGCTATCCCGGCTCCGAAGTGCCGCTTCATAAACTGCCACCCGAGTGCCCTCAGTGCCAGGGTACCCTCAAGAGCGACACCGTGTCCTTCGGCGAGCCCATCCCGCCCGACGCGCTCGACGCCGGCTATAGCGGCACGCAATTGTGCGACTGTTTCATTGTCGCCGGCACCTCGGCCACCGTGTATCCGGCGGCGTCGTTCCCGCTCGCCGTCCGGCAAAAAGGCGGGACCCTCATTGAAGTCAATCTTTACGAGAGCGAAATCACACCGCTCTGCAACGTGAGCTTACGTGGCCCTTCCGCCGAAGTCATGCCTCAGATCGTGGCGGCGATCAAGGAATTACGCCAATGA
- a CDS encoding cupin domain-containing protein — MVRDHTMAEAQEMAAVYALGTLQGEEARAFEQHLAEGCATCAEEVAAFGVVVAELAYAMPTQTPRPEVRTRVLERIADEGTTANHPKIEKESLLFVSSQWLDWQPGNAPGVEIKLLSFDKARGYFTTLVRMEPGATLPPHRHADVEESYITEGEVLVSGVLMRTGDYCRADAGSMHTGVTTKTGCTFIAVASIRDEWFPLEA, encoded by the coding sequence ATGGTACGCGATCATACAATGGCAGAAGCTCAAGAGATGGCAGCGGTCTATGCTCTAGGCACATTGCAGGGAGAAGAGGCGCGCGCTTTCGAGCAACATTTGGCTGAAGGATGTGCGACCTGTGCCGAAGAAGTGGCGGCCTTCGGTGTAGTGGTGGCAGAACTCGCTTATGCCATGCCTACGCAAACCCCGCGCCCGGAGGTACGCACTCGCGTGCTGGAGCGCATTGCCGATGAAGGCACGACTGCTAACCATCCCAAAATCGAGAAAGAGAGTCTCCTCTTCGTCAGCTCACAGTGGTTGGACTGGCAACCTGGGAATGCGCCCGGCGTAGAAATTAAGCTGTTGTCCTTCGATAAAGCACGCGGCTATTTCACCACGCTGGTGCGCATGGAACCTGGCGCGACCTTGCCACCGCACCGCCACGCGGATGTCGAAGAGTCGTACATCACAGAAGGGGAGGTGTTAGTCTCGGGCGTACTCATGCGCACGGGAGACTACTGCCGTGCCGATGCCGGCTCGATGCACACCGGCGTGACCACGAAGACCGGCTGTACCTTTATCGCCGTGGCGTCGATTCGTGACGAGTGGTTTCCGCTGGAGGCGTAA
- a CDS encoding sigma-70 family RNA polymerase sigma factor has translation MGKVLAFRRGEMLNRAAVPEPTVHLASPTGEPDWIPLLQRIAQGDQTAVADLYDATSHMVFGLALRILSDRAIAEDVVVEVYSQVWGQAQTYDVQRGTPLSWLLTVTRSRAIDALRSRQRVQRAEPLDTVADAPDGTPGPEEISSTAERRRVISQALASLSPDQRQVIEMAYYSDLSHSEIAARLGQPLGTVKTRIRTGLLRLRERLGPLAPPAAAVS, from the coding sequence ATGGGAAAAGTGCTTGCCTTTCGGCGCGGCGAGATGCTAAACAGAGCTGCCGTGCCAGAACCAACAGTGCATCTTGCCTCGCCTACTGGGGAGCCCGACTGGATACCGCTCCTCCAGCGTATTGCCCAGGGAGACCAAACTGCCGTCGCTGACTTATACGATGCGACAAGCCACATGGTCTTCGGTCTCGCCCTACGCATCCTTAGTGATCGTGCCATTGCCGAAGATGTGGTTGTAGAGGTGTACTCGCAGGTGTGGGGACAGGCGCAAACTTATGACGTGCAACGCGGGACGCCGTTGTCTTGGTTGCTGACTGTGACCCGCAGCCGAGCGATTGACGCGCTGCGGTCGCGCCAACGCGTGCAACGCGCGGAGCCTTTGGACACGGTGGCCGATGCGCCTGACGGCACCCCCGGGCCGGAAGAAATATCGAGCACGGCTGAACGGCGGCGGGTGATCTCGCAGGCCTTGGCAAGTTTGAGCCCTGATCAACGGCAAGTCATCGAAATGGCCTATTACTCTGATCTGAGTCATTCTGAAATTGCGGCACGTCTCGGGCAGCCGCTCGGAACAGTCAAGACGCGAATCCGCACAGGTTTGTTACGGTTACGCGAGCGCCTCGGGCCGCTCGCTCCACCAGCGGCGGCGGTGAGTTAA
- a CDS encoding enoyl-CoA hydratase/isomerase family protein → MKVIFEKKGPIAYVTINRPERLNACDFETYETLAQVWSEFRDDPALRVGILTGTGERAFCAGSDVKTNYVERPKEEPQNVLFPILFDLYKPIIAAINGHANGGGLEQALCCDIRVAAEHAQFGLGEVRLGWLPGAGGTQRLPRLIPLGRALEMLYTGNRIGAQEALRLGLVDHVVPMNQLMGKCEEIATEICKSAPLAVQKIKHAALRGLDVSLAEGLRLERELYNWLQDTEDAREGALAFAKKRPPQWKGQ, encoded by the coding sequence ATGAAGGTTATTTTCGAAAAGAAAGGCCCCATCGCTTACGTCACCATCAACCGCCCGGAACGGCTGAACGCCTGCGACTTCGAGACCTATGAAACCCTCGCTCAGGTCTGGAGTGAGTTCCGTGACGATCCCGCCCTACGAGTAGGCATCCTCACCGGCACTGGCGAGCGCGCCTTCTGTGCGGGCAGCGATGTCAAAACCAACTACGTCGAACGTCCGAAAGAAGAGCCGCAGAATGTGCTCTTTCCCATTCTCTTCGACCTCTACAAACCAATCATCGCCGCCATTAACGGCCACGCCAACGGCGGCGGGCTGGAACAGGCGTTGTGTTGCGATATCCGCGTTGCAGCTGAACATGCGCAGTTCGGCCTGGGCGAAGTACGCCTCGGCTGGCTGCCCGGCGCTGGCGGTACGCAGCGCTTGCCGCGTCTGATTCCTTTGGGCAGGGCATTAGAGATGCTCTACACTGGCAATCGCATCGGCGCACAGGAGGCGTTACGTCTCGGACTCGTCGATCACGTCGTACCGATGAATCAGCTCATGGGCAAATGCGAGGAGATCGCTACAGAAATCTGTAAGAGCGCACCGCTAGCGGTCCAGAAGATCAAGCATGCTGCCCTGCGCGGTCTCGATGTCTCTCTTGCTGAAGGCTTACGACTGGAGCGGGAATTGTACAACTGGCTGCAAGACACCGAAGACGCCCGTGAAGGCGCGCTCGCCTTCGCCAAAAAGCGCCCACCGCAGTGGAAAGGGCAATAG
- a CDS encoding tetratricopeptide repeat protein, translated as MAYLKVFSGDTRAAKAGALLLLSQAEQIEGKFPATLAISTEAIALYRALVTTEGRTEFRKDLAAALMNQGAALRTQGDLPAALASYAEAIALYRALITTEGRTKFRQLALALMTQGTALQTQGDLLGALAAYAEAITLREHLVAQGQTRILPGLIKALGNRFLAQRQKKDWDAAAADVARAVELTMTFLQGDGLAELVRREMDGFVKILRTMTPEEREQLYEVLGEWAKVVRGLVEE; from the coding sequence TTGGCATACCTGAAGGTGTTTTCGGGAGACACCAGAGCGGCAAAGGCGGGCGCTCTGCTTTTGCTCAGCCAAGCCGAACAAATTGAAGGCAAATTCCCTGCAACGCTAGCTATTTCCACTGAGGCTATCGCTCTGTACCGCGCCTTAGTCACCACTGAAGGTCGCACTGAGTTCCGCAAAGACTTGGCAGCAGCATTGATGAATCAGGGGGCGGCTTTACGGACCCAAGGCGACCTGCCTGCGGCGCTAGCTTCTTATGCCGAAGCCATTGCCCTCTACCGCGCCCTAATCACGACCGAAGGGCGCACCAAGTTCCGTCAGTTAGCGCTGGCGCTGATGACCCAGGGTACTGCCTTGCAGACCCAGGGCGACTTGCTTGGAGCGCTAGCTGCCTACGCCGAGGCCATTACGCTGCGGGAACATTTGGTAGCACAAGGTCAGACTCGCATTCTTCCAGGTCTCATTAAAGCGCTGGGCAATCGCTTTCTCGCCCAACGCCAAAAAAAAGACTGGGACGCAGCGGCGGCAGATGTGGCCCGTGCGGTAGAACTGACGATGACGTTTCTTCAAGGCGATGGATTAGCGGAGTTGGTGAGGCGAGAAATGGACGGATTTGTCAAGATATTGCGGACTATGACGCCGGAGGAACGGGAGCAGTTGTACGAGGTGTTAGGGGAATGGGCTAAGGTAGTGCGTGGATTGGTGGAGGAATGA
- a CDS encoding GFA family protein, which yields MGEAKTYQGSCFCGAVQFTVTGEPAAMGYCHCESCRHWSAGPVNGFSLWQPESVKVTKGADNIGTYSKTPNSYRKWCKTCGGHIFTDHPPMGLIDVYAAVIPGLKFQPALHVFYGESVLPIKDGVVKMKDVPKEMGGSGDILPD from the coding sequence ATGGGCGAGGCGAAAACCTATCAAGGCAGTTGTTTCTGTGGAGCGGTGCAATTTACGGTGACCGGTGAACCGGCGGCTATGGGCTATTGCCACTGCGAATCCTGCCGCCATTGGTCGGCAGGTCCAGTCAACGGGTTCTCTCTCTGGCAGCCCGAGTCCGTAAAGGTCACGAAAGGCGCAGACAACATCGGCACCTATAGCAAAACGCCGAACAGCTATCGTAAGTGGTGCAAGACCTGTGGCGGGCATATTTTCACGGACCATCCCCCCATGGGCCTCATCGATGTCTACGCCGCTGTGATTCCAGGGCTCAAGTTCCAACCGGCGCTGCACGTGTTCTATGGCGAGTCGGTGCTGCCGATCAAAGATGGCGTGGTGAAAATGAAAGATGTGCCCAAGGAAATGGGCGGCTCAGGCGATATTCTCCCGGACTAG